One segment of Tachyglossus aculeatus isolate mTacAcu1 chromosome 16, mTacAcu1.pri, whole genome shotgun sequence DNA contains the following:
- the SYNC gene encoding syncoilin isoform X2: MASAKPGRPSPPREGSAAPERYSGIPTAEGRPDRLEEEVEMPEIWGLSEPLGPEETPSLGQQAPEETLHLEEDLYPEDNLFFEEDSFLGESFAPEAFFPREPLYLQETPTPGETLHLEETPTPGEPLHLEETSIPEETPTPEKAVHLEETSTPGETLHLEETPTPGEEEEEGGLSLADLELMELRFEECVEAVRGLEEEREELIRQLVALREPALQEVQQAHQAILSAYKQQAQVELERDGLRDQIWAIKQKLFKVTKECVAYQYRLESRRQDVAQATAQREELTVRAAQLAEELARLRAACQEETEQARRRLDVTPAPADGRLLQESRRFSSQFESFLAQSRQGLEEQYEPQLVRLLERRDTGAQALQKTRAELQGIREALSPLRGEAERLRLQNRSLEEQIALVRQKRDEEVMQYREQMEEMEERQRQLKNRVQVQQQKNEEMEKLRNSLTQELSAYKGCLETYGQILNLETRDDQSC; this comes from the exons ATGGCCAGCGCCAAGCCGGGGCGCCCCAGCCCCCCCAGGGAGGGCTCGGCGGCTCCGGAGAG GTATTCTGGAATTCCCACGGCAGAGGGTCGCCCTgaccgtctagaggaggaggtagaaatGCCTGAAATCTGGGGTCTTTCGGAGCCCCTGGGCCCAGAGGAGACCCCCAGCCTTGGGCAACAGGCTCCGGAAGAGACCCTTCACCTGGAAGAAGACCTTTACCCAGAGGACAACCTCTTCTTCGAAGAAGACTCTTTCCTGGGGGAGAGCTTCGCCCCAGAGGCCTTCTTCCCGAGAGAGCCGCTCTACCTGCAGGagacccccaccccgggggagACCCTCCATCTGGAGGagacccccaccccgggggagCCCCTCCATCTGGAGGAGACCTCCATCCCGGAGGAGACCCCCACACCGGAGAAGGCCGTCCACCTGGAGGAGACTTCCACCCCGGGGGAGACCCTCCACCTGGAGGAGACCCCCaccccaggggaggaggaggaggaggggggcctgAGCCTGGCGGATCTGGAGCTGATGGAGCTGCGTTTCGAGGAGTGCGTCGAAGCggtgagggggctggaggaggagcgggaggagctgATCCGTCAGCTGGTGGCTCTGCGGGAGCCAGCCCTGCAGGAAGTCCAGCAGGCCCACCAGGCCATCCTCAGCGCCTACAAGCAGCAGGCCCAGGTGGAGCTGGAGCGGGACGGCCTGCGGGACCAGATCTGGGCCATCAAGCAGAAGCTGTTCAAGGTGACCAAGGAGTGCGTGGCCTACCAGTACCGGCTGGAGAGCCGGCGGCAGGACGTGGCCCAGGCGACCGCCCAGCGGGAGGAGCTGACCGTCCGGGCGGCCCAGCTGGCCGAGGAGCTGGCCCGGCTGCGGGCCGCCTGCCAGGAGGAAACGGAGCAGGCCCGGCGGAGGCTGGACGTCACCCCGGCCCCCGCGGACGGCCGCCTGCTGCAGGAGAGCCGCCGCTTCTCCAGCCAGTTCGAGAGCTTCCTGGCCCAGAGccgccagggcctggaggagcaGTACGAGCCCCAGTTGGTGCGGCTGCTGGAGCGGAGGGACACCGGGGCCCAGGCGCTGCAGAAGACCCGGGCCGAGCTGCAGGGCATCCGGGAGGCCCTGAGCCCGCTGCGGGGAGAAGCCGAGCGGCTCCGCCTGCAGAACCGCAGCCTGGAGGAGCAGATCGCCCTGGTGAGGCAGAAGCGGGACGAGGAGGTGATGCAGTATCGG GAGcagatggaggagatggaagaaaggCAGAGGCAGCTGAAAAACAGGGTTCAGGTCCAGCAGCAGAAGAACGAAGAGATGGAAAAGCTGAGGAACAGCCTAACCCAGGAGCTGTCTGCCTATAA GGGCTGCCTAGAAACCTACGGCCAAATCCTCAACCTAGAAACAAGGGACGACCAAAGCTGTTAG
- the SYNC gene encoding syncoilin isoform X3, with the protein MPEIWGLSEPLGPEETPSLGQQAPEETLHLEEDLYPEDNLFFEEDSFLGESFAPEAFFPREPLYLQETPTPGETLHLEETPTPGEPLHLEETSIPEETPTPEKAVHLEETSTPGETLHLEETPTPGEEEEEGGLSLADLELMELRFEECVEAVRGLEEEREELIRQLVALREPALQEVQQAHQAILSAYKQQAQVELERDGLRDQIWAIKQKLFKVTKECVAYQYRLESRRQDVAQATAQREELTVRAAQLAEELARLRAACQEETEQARRRLDVTPAPADGRLLQESRRFSSQFESFLAQSRQGLEEQYEPQLVRLLERRDTGAQALQKTRAELQGIREALSPLRGEAERLRLQNRSLEEQIALVRQKRDEEVMQYREQMEEMEERQRQLKNRVQVQQQKNEEMEKLRNSLTQELSAYKATLSKSPGQPKSPTGQPESPTSQPGGVGSAPQGAA; encoded by the exons atGCCTGAAATCTGGGGTCTTTCGGAGCCCCTGGGCCCAGAGGAGACCCCCAGCCTTGGGCAACAGGCTCCGGAAGAGACCCTTCACCTGGAAGAAGACCTTTACCCAGAGGACAACCTCTTCTTCGAAGAAGACTCTTTCCTGGGGGAGAGCTTCGCCCCAGAGGCCTTCTTCCCGAGAGAGCCGCTCTACCTGCAGGagacccccaccccgggggagACCCTCCATCTGGAGGagacccccaccccgggggagCCCCTCCATCTGGAGGAGACCTCCATCCCGGAGGAGACCCCCACACCGGAGAAGGCCGTCCACCTGGAGGAGACTTCCACCCCGGGGGAGACCCTCCACCTGGAGGAGACCCCCaccccaggggaggaggaggaggaggggggcctgAGCCTGGCGGATCTGGAGCTGATGGAGCTGCGTTTCGAGGAGTGCGTCGAAGCggtgagggggctggaggaggagcgggaggagctgATCCGTCAGCTGGTGGCTCTGCGGGAGCCAGCCCTGCAGGAAGTCCAGCAGGCCCACCAGGCCATCCTCAGCGCCTACAAGCAGCAGGCCCAGGTGGAGCTGGAGCGGGACGGCCTGCGGGACCAGATCTGGGCCATCAAGCAGAAGCTGTTCAAGGTGACCAAGGAGTGCGTGGCCTACCAGTACCGGCTGGAGAGCCGGCGGCAGGACGTGGCCCAGGCGACCGCCCAGCGGGAGGAGCTGACCGTCCGGGCGGCCCAGCTGGCCGAGGAGCTGGCCCGGCTGCGGGCCGCCTGCCAGGAGGAAACGGAGCAGGCCCGGCGGAGGCTGGACGTCACCCCGGCCCCCGCGGACGGCCGCCTGCTGCAGGAGAGCCGCCGCTTCTCCAGCCAGTTCGAGAGCTTCCTGGCCCAGAGccgccagggcctggaggagcaGTACGAGCCCCAGTTGGTGCGGCTGCTGGAGCGGAGGGACACCGGGGCCCAGGCGCTGCAGAAGACCCGGGCCGAGCTGCAGGGCATCCGGGAGGCCCTGAGCCCGCTGCGGGGAGAAGCCGAGCGGCTCCGCCTGCAGAACCGCAGCCTGGAGGAGCAGATCGCCCTGGTGAGGCAGAAGCGGGACGAGGAGGTGATGCAGTATCGG GAGcagatggaggagatggaagaaaggCAGAGGCAGCTGAAAAACAGGGTTCAGGTCCAGCAGCAGAAGAACGAAGAGATGGAAAAGCTGAGGAACAGCCTAACCCAGGAGCTGTCTGCCTATAA GGCCACCCTCTCCAAGAGCCCAGGCCAGCCCAAGTCGCCCACGGGCCAGCCTGAGTCGCCCACGTCCCAGCCCGGTGGAGTTGGGAGCGCGCCTCAAG GGGCTGCCTAG
- the SYNC gene encoding syncoilin isoform X1, which yields MASAKPGRPSPPREGSAAPERYSGIPTAEGRPDRLEEEVEMPEIWGLSEPLGPEETPSLGQQAPEETLHLEEDLYPEDNLFFEEDSFLGESFAPEAFFPREPLYLQETPTPGETLHLEETPTPGEPLHLEETSIPEETPTPEKAVHLEETSTPGETLHLEETPTPGEEEEEGGLSLADLELMELRFEECVEAVRGLEEEREELIRQLVALREPALQEVQQAHQAILSAYKQQAQVELERDGLRDQIWAIKQKLFKVTKECVAYQYRLESRRQDVAQATAQREELTVRAAQLAEELARLRAACQEETEQARRRLDVTPAPADGRLLQESRRFSSQFESFLAQSRQGLEEQYEPQLVRLLERRDTGAQALQKTRAELQGIREALSPLRGEAERLRLQNRSLEEQIALVRQKRDEEVMQYREQMEEMEERQRQLKNRVQVQQQKNEEMEKLRNSLTQELSAYKATLSKSPGQPKSPTGQPESPTSQPGGVGSAPQGAA from the exons ATGGCCAGCGCCAAGCCGGGGCGCCCCAGCCCCCCCAGGGAGGGCTCGGCGGCTCCGGAGAG GTATTCTGGAATTCCCACGGCAGAGGGTCGCCCTgaccgtctagaggaggaggtagaaatGCCTGAAATCTGGGGTCTTTCGGAGCCCCTGGGCCCAGAGGAGACCCCCAGCCTTGGGCAACAGGCTCCGGAAGAGACCCTTCACCTGGAAGAAGACCTTTACCCAGAGGACAACCTCTTCTTCGAAGAAGACTCTTTCCTGGGGGAGAGCTTCGCCCCAGAGGCCTTCTTCCCGAGAGAGCCGCTCTACCTGCAGGagacccccaccccgggggagACCCTCCATCTGGAGGagacccccaccccgggggagCCCCTCCATCTGGAGGAGACCTCCATCCCGGAGGAGACCCCCACACCGGAGAAGGCCGTCCACCTGGAGGAGACTTCCACCCCGGGGGAGACCCTCCACCTGGAGGAGACCCCCaccccaggggaggaggaggaggaggggggcctgAGCCTGGCGGATCTGGAGCTGATGGAGCTGCGTTTCGAGGAGTGCGTCGAAGCggtgagggggctggaggaggagcgggaggagctgATCCGTCAGCTGGTGGCTCTGCGGGAGCCAGCCCTGCAGGAAGTCCAGCAGGCCCACCAGGCCATCCTCAGCGCCTACAAGCAGCAGGCCCAGGTGGAGCTGGAGCGGGACGGCCTGCGGGACCAGATCTGGGCCATCAAGCAGAAGCTGTTCAAGGTGACCAAGGAGTGCGTGGCCTACCAGTACCGGCTGGAGAGCCGGCGGCAGGACGTGGCCCAGGCGACCGCCCAGCGGGAGGAGCTGACCGTCCGGGCGGCCCAGCTGGCCGAGGAGCTGGCCCGGCTGCGGGCCGCCTGCCAGGAGGAAACGGAGCAGGCCCGGCGGAGGCTGGACGTCACCCCGGCCCCCGCGGACGGCCGCCTGCTGCAGGAGAGCCGCCGCTTCTCCAGCCAGTTCGAGAGCTTCCTGGCCCAGAGccgccagggcctggaggagcaGTACGAGCCCCAGTTGGTGCGGCTGCTGGAGCGGAGGGACACCGGGGCCCAGGCGCTGCAGAAGACCCGGGCCGAGCTGCAGGGCATCCGGGAGGCCCTGAGCCCGCTGCGGGGAGAAGCCGAGCGGCTCCGCCTGCAGAACCGCAGCCTGGAGGAGCAGATCGCCCTGGTGAGGCAGAAGCGGGACGAGGAGGTGATGCAGTATCGG GAGcagatggaggagatggaagaaaggCAGAGGCAGCTGAAAAACAGGGTTCAGGTCCAGCAGCAGAAGAACGAAGAGATGGAAAAGCTGAGGAACAGCCTAACCCAGGAGCTGTCTGCCTATAA GGCCACCCTCTCCAAGAGCCCAGGCCAGCCCAAGTCGCCCACGGGCCAGCCTGAGTCGCCCACGTCCCAGCCCGGTGGAGTTGGGAGCGCGCCTCAAG GGGCTGCCTAG